The proteins below come from a single Tissierella sp. MB52-C2 genomic window:
- a CDS encoding LD-carboxypeptidase: MKIKYPTSLKPDSLIGVTAPSSGVEETLHILVDEAKLQVEKKGFKVLIGETVLTQHKGRSASKEKRVEELMDFLQDPSISVIMPPWGGNFTMEILPFIDWNKLKELNPKWILGYSDISTLIFAYTTITGHASAHGVNFTELSAPEWDGLSSMWMDVLSCNENEEITQYSSEKYQSSWDKVYSNPAKGFYLDSQTEWKTLNKEDEVTFSGRLIGGCLNTLQVLVGTPFDNVNNFVNQYCHEEGVIWYLETVGMDAAEIYRALWQMKQNHWFSNIKGVVFGRTSEYKDIGDFTLTDALKDVFESFNIPVILDADVGHTPPQNILVNGAYATVKYSKGKGSIIMKYI, translated from the coding sequence ATGAAAATTAAATACCCAACATCCCTAAAGCCAGACAGCTTGATAGGTGTAACTGCTCCCTCAAGTGGCGTTGAAGAAACATTACATATACTTGTAGATGAAGCAAAGCTACAAGTAGAGAAAAAGGGTTTTAAAGTCTTAATCGGCGAAACTGTACTGACCCAACACAAAGGGAGAAGTGCTTCTAAAGAAAAAAGAGTAGAAGAATTAATGGATTTTCTTCAAGATCCTAGTATTAGCGTAATAATGCCTCCTTGGGGAGGTAATTTTACAATGGAAATCTTACCATTTATCGATTGGAATAAACTAAAAGAATTGAATCCGAAATGGATATTAGGTTACTCAGATATAAGTACATTAATTTTTGCTTACACTACAATAACAGGTCATGCTTCTGCTCATGGTGTAAATTTCACTGAACTATCAGCTCCTGAATGGGATGGGCTATCTAGTATGTGGATGGATGTGCTCAGTTGTAATGAAAATGAAGAAATTACACAATACTCATCTGAAAAATATCAATCCAGTTGGGATAAGGTGTATTCAAATCCTGCTAAAGGATTTTATCTCGATTCACAAACTGAATGGAAAACTTTAAACAAAGAAGATGAAGTGACATTTTCAGGGAGATTGATTGGAGGATGTTTAAATACTTTACAAGTTTTGGTGGGCACTCCATTCGATAATGTTAATAATTTTGTGAATCAATACTGTCATGAAGAAGGTGTCATTTGGTATCTTGAAACGGTTGGAATGGATGCAGCAGAAATTTATAGAGCTTTATGGCAAATGAAACAAAATCATTGGTTTTCCAATATTAAAGGTGTGGTTTTTGGACGAACCAGTGAATATAAAGATATAGGTGATTTTACATTAACTGATGCCTTGAAGGATGTTTTTGAAAGTTTTAATATCCCTGTTATTCTAGATGCTGATGTTGGTCATACACCCCCACAAAATATTTTGGTGAATGGTGCATATGCGACAGTGAAATATAGTAAAGGTAAGGGTTCCATCATAATGAAATATATTTAG
- a CDS encoding branched-chain amino acid ABC transporter permease, protein MKKNIISFSILTIIYFLIKILLDIGIIDSYLQLNIFLIGINIILAVGLNLITGFTGQFSLGHAAFMSIGAYTSAVFTAKLGQPFIVSILVSGVIAAFAGILIGIPTLRLKGDYLAIATLGFGEIVRIIALNIDYIGGAIGFNDIPQYTNWTWIFMITVATVFLIKHFINSYHGRACIAIREDEIAAEAMGINTTFYKVLAFAIGAFFAGVAGSLYANYFYFIKPDSFGFMKSIDILVIVVFGGMGSIEGSILGAILLSIISLFLQGIPELRMVVYSVVLFAIMVYKPAGLLGKGEFKLWKKGAKRNVSIESK, encoded by the coding sequence ATGAAAAAGAATATTATAAGTTTTAGTATATTAACTATAATTTATTTTCTGATAAAGATATTACTAGATATAGGAATAATAGATTCTTATTTACAATTAAATATATTTCTTATTGGAATCAATATTATACTAGCTGTTGGATTAAACTTAATTACAGGGTTCACTGGTCAATTTTCCTTAGGTCATGCAGCATTTATGTCAATAGGTGCTTATACATCAGCAGTATTTACTGCAAAGCTTGGACAACCTTTTATAGTATCCATATTAGTATCAGGAGTTATTGCCGCCTTTGCAGGTATTCTTATTGGCATACCAACATTAAGATTAAAGGGAGATTATCTTGCTATAGCAACTCTTGGATTTGGTGAGATTGTAAGGATTATAGCTTTAAATATAGATTATATAGGTGGAGCTATTGGATTCAATGATATTCCTCAATATACAAATTGGACCTGGATATTTATGATTACAGTAGCTACGGTATTTTTAATTAAACATTTTATTAATTCATACCATGGAAGAGCATGTATAGCCATAAGAGAAGATGAAATTGCAGCTGAGGCCATGGGAATAAATACTACGTTTTATAAGGTTTTAGCCTTTGCCATTGGTGCATTCTTTGCAGGTGTCGCAGGTTCACTTTATGCTAATTATTTTTACTTTATAAAGCCAGACTCTTTTGGATTTATGAAATCTATTGATATATTAGTAATCGTTGTATTTGGTGGGATGGGAAGTATAGAAGGTTCAATTTTGGGAGCAATTTTATTATCCATAATTTCATTATTCCTTCAAGGTATTCCTGAACTGAGAATGGTTGTTTATTCAGTAGTTCTTTTTGCAATAATGGTTTATAAACCAGCAGGACTTTTAGGTAAAGGTGAATTTAAATTATGGAAGAAAGGAGCTAAGAGAAATGTCAGTATTGAAAGTAAATAA
- a CDS encoding GntR family transcriptional regulator, giving the protein MFNINTTSDKPIYEQIIDNIKELSLKNILKPDDKLPSVREMASMLSVNPNTVSKAYQELERQKIIHTVRGRGTFISLPMDYPIDNDRIIKSLENLRTICIELGHLGFHKEKIFKEIEKIYCDIEKED; this is encoded by the coding sequence ATGTTTAACATAAATACTACTAGTGATAAACCAATTTACGAACAGATTATAGATAATATAAAAGAATTATCATTAAAGAATATATTAAAGCCTGATGATAAATTACCTTCAGTTCGGGAAATGGCTAGTATGCTCTCTGTTAATCCAAATACAGTCAGTAAAGCATATCAAGAGTTAGAAAGGCAAAAGATTATCCATACAGTAAGGGGAAGGGGAACTTTTATAAGCCTACCTATGGATTATCCTATAGATAATGATCGGATAATTAAATCATTAGAAAATCTTAGAACTATATGTATAGAGTTAGGACATCTAGGATTTCATAAGGAAAAGATATTTAAGGAAATAGAAAAGATATACTGCGATATTGAAAAGGAGGATTAA
- a CDS encoding YebC/PmpR family DNA-binding transcriptional regulator, with protein sequence MAGHSKWNNIKNKKGKEDAKRAKVFTKLGRYIMVAAKEGGADPDYNPALKAAIEKAKAENMPNDNIERAIKKGSGELGADNFEEIIYEGYGPGGIAVFATCLTDNRNRTAPDVRHAFDKCGGNMGQSGCVTFMFDRKGMLAIERTDSIDEDELTMLAIDLGAEDFAAEDEGFEIITAPEDFNGVRDGLSEKGYTFAMAELTYIPQNTIELTTPEDIKNMEKLIDMLEDNDDVQEVYHNWEMPEE encoded by the coding sequence ATGGCAGGACATTCAAAGTGGAATAATATTAAAAATAAAAAAGGTAAAGAAGATGCTAAAAGAGCTAAAGTCTTTACAAAGTTAGGTAGATATATTATGGTTGCAGCAAAGGAAGGTGGAGCTGACCCAGACTATAACCCAGCATTAAAGGCGGCTATAGAAAAAGCAAAGGCAGAAAATATGCCAAATGATAATATAGAAAGAGCTATTAAAAAAGGTTCAGGTGAATTAGGAGCAGATAACTTTGAAGAGATTATTTATGAAGGATATGGTCCGGGAGGAATAGCAGTATTTGCAACTTGCTTAACAGACAATAGAAATAGAACGGCACCAGATGTACGCCATGCTTTTGACAAATGTGGTGGAAATATGGGTCAATCAGGATGCGTTACATTTATGTTTGATAGAAAAGGAATGCTTGCCATAGAAAGAACCGATTCCATAGATGAAGATGAACTAACTATGCTTGCAATAGATTTAGGTGCTGAGGATTTTGCAGCAGAAGATGAAGGATTTGAAATAATAACAGCTCCAGAAGATTTTAATGGTGTAAGGGACGGATTATCTGAAAAAGGATATACTTTCGCCATGGCAGAACTTACTTACATTCCACAAAACACAATAGAATTAACTACTCCAGAAGATATAAAAAATATGGAAAAATTAATAGATATGCTTGAAGATAATGACGATGTTCAGGAAGTATACCATAATTGGGAGATGCCTGAAGAATAA
- a CDS encoding calcium-translocating P-type ATPase, SERCA-type, with protein sequence MNWYKQGKDEVVKNLGTSIDKGLTDLEIQKRLEKYGTNELKEKQKEGLLSKIIAQFSDFLVLILIAAALISIFIGETKDSIVILSIVIVNAALGIYQEGRAERALEALQKITSPTAKVIRNGHLDIVPASNLVPGDLVVLDAGDIVPADIRLVESFNLKIDEASLTGESVPVEKKCHKVYEDNMSLGDRDNMVFMSTIATYGRARGIVVETGHNTEIGRIATQIQSFEEELTPLQKKLNELGKYLGIITIAVCIIVFTVGILQGRKVIEMFMVAISLAVAAIPEGLPAIVTIVLALGMNKMVKRNAIVKKLLAVETLGSITVICSDKTGTLTQNEMTAVRIFTGNRIYNSTGVGYNPVGEFKIDGKKVDPNEIVGLETLLSIGVLANDADINGANGIFSVIGDPTEGALITLAQKGNMTKGNMNKEYPRIEEIPFDSDRKMMTTFHKNYIPGKIVSFTKGAPDVIIKRCKYININGEIKELDETLRKKSLDVNNFFAKDALRVLALSYREYNNLPKDISSDNIEKEMIFVGLVGMIDPSRPEAKEAIIKCKEAGIRAVMITGDYKETAYAIAKELGIAKSINEVMVGEELDRISDIDLKKIVKNTTVYARVSPEHKVRIVSALKANGEIVAMTGDGVNDSMALKKSDIGISMGITGTDVAKNTAEVILTDDNFASIVSAVEEGRIIYSNIKKFVLFLLSCNIGEIIIVFSSILLNLPIPLLPIQLLWLNLVTDSFPALALGVEKGEEDIMKIKPRNPDAPIIDRAMTINIIVQSIAIGVTSLISYMWGLKVFPDSLVKARTIAFSTLIMAELLRAYSSRSERHILFEIGIFSNPTMIYATTFSFCLLLVVIYIPIFQPIFHTVPLKLIDWGVIMSFSLFPLIIGELYKALFGKKEFEKEVKLKIQKERT encoded by the coding sequence ATGAATTGGTATAAACAGGGGAAAGATGAAGTGGTAAAAAACCTTGGGACAAGTATAGACAAAGGCTTAACAGATTTAGAAATCCAAAAAAGATTAGAAAAATATGGAACAAACGAGCTGAAAGAAAAGCAAAAAGAAGGACTGCTTTCTAAGATTATTGCTCAGTTTTCTGATTTTCTAGTTTTAATTTTAATTGCTGCAGCTCTAATATCTATCTTTATTGGAGAGACTAAGGACTCCATAGTTATTTTATCGATTGTAATAGTCAATGCAGCTTTGGGGATTTATCAAGAGGGACGAGCAGAAAGGGCCTTGGAAGCTCTTCAAAAAATCACATCTCCAACGGCTAAGGTTATTAGAAATGGGCATTTAGATATAGTTCCTGCATCTAATTTAGTGCCTGGCGATTTAGTTGTTCTTGATGCAGGAGATATAGTTCCAGCAGATATAAGATTAGTTGAAAGTTTTAATCTGAAAATTGATGAAGCATCTTTAACAGGAGAATCAGTACCTGTAGAAAAGAAATGCCATAAGGTCTATGAAGATAATATGAGTTTAGGAGATAGGGATAATATGGTGTTTATGAGCACTATTGCAACCTATGGCAGGGCTAGAGGTATAGTAGTAGAAACAGGACATAATACAGAAATTGGAAGAATAGCAACTCAAATTCAATCCTTTGAAGAAGAACTAACTCCATTACAGAAAAAGTTAAATGAGCTAGGAAAGTACTTAGGTATAATAACTATAGCAGTATGTATAATAGTATTTACTGTAGGCATATTACAAGGGCGGAAAGTAATAGAAATGTTTATGGTAGCAATCAGTTTGGCTGTTGCAGCTATTCCTGAAGGTTTACCAGCCATTGTAACAATTGTATTAGCCCTAGGAATGAATAAGATGGTTAAGAGGAATGCCATAGTCAAAAAACTTTTAGCCGTAGAAACTCTTGGAAGTATAACAGTCATATGCTCAGATAAGACTGGTACCTTAACTCAAAACGAGATGACAGCAGTGAGAATTTTCACAGGTAATAGGATTTATAATTCTACAGGAGTAGGATATAATCCTGTAGGAGAATTTAAAATAGATGGAAAAAAAGTAGACCCAAATGAAATAGTTGGTTTGGAAACACTACTGTCCATAGGTGTATTGGCCAATGATGCAGATATAAATGGAGCCAATGGAATATTCAGTGTAATAGGAGATCCAACAGAGGGAGCATTAATTACTCTGGCTCAAAAAGGAAATATGACTAAAGGCAATATGAATAAGGAATATCCTAGAATTGAAGAAATACCCTTTGATTCTGACCGAAAGATGATGACTACATTTCATAAAAATTATATTCCAGGGAAAATAGTATCCTTTACTAAAGGAGCACCAGATGTAATTATTAAAAGATGTAAATATATTAATATAAATGGAGAAATAAAAGAATTGGATGAAACATTAAGAAAAAAATCTTTAGATGTTAACAACTTTTTTGCTAAAGATGCCTTAAGGGTGTTGGCACTATCCTATAGAGAATATAATAACCTTCCAAAGGATATTTCTTCAGATAATATTGAAAAAGAAATGATATTTGTTGGTTTAGTAGGTATGATAGATCCATCTAGGCCTGAAGCTAAGGAAGCTATTATTAAGTGTAAAGAGGCAGGTATAAGAGCTGTTATGATAACTGGTGATTATAAGGAAACTGCCTATGCAATTGCTAAAGAATTAGGTATTGCTAAATCCATAAATGAAGTCATGGTAGGGGAAGAATTAGATAGAATTTCAGATATAGACCTTAAAAAAATAGTGAAGAATACAACAGTCTATGCTAGAGTGTCACCAGAACATAAAGTTAGAATAGTTTCTGCCCTTAAAGCCAATGGTGAAATCGTTGCAATGACAGGAGATGGTGTTAATGATTCCATGGCACTTAAAAAATCAGATATAGGAATTTCCATGGGAATTACTGGAACTGATGTAGCTAAGAATACTGCTGAAGTAATCCTTACAGATGATAATTTTGCCAGTATTGTATCAGCCGTTGAAGAGGGAAGGATAATTTATAGTAATATTAAGAAATTTGTGCTATTCCTCTTATCCTGTAACATTGGAGAAATCATAATAGTTTTTAGCAGTATACTGCTGAACTTACCTATACCACTTTTACCAATACAATTATTATGGTTAAACTTAGTGACAGATAGCTTCCCGGCATTGGCACTGGGAGTAGAAAAAGGTGAAGAAGATATAATGAAGATAAAACCTAGGAATCCAGATGCGCCTATAATTGATAGAGCCATGACGATAAATATTATTGTACAAAGTATAGCTATAGGTGTTACTTCGTTAATTTCTTATATGTGGGGGCTTAAAGTATTTCCAGATAGTTTAGTAAAAGCTAGAACCATAGCATTTTCAACACTAATAATGGCTGAACTTCTTAGGGCATATTCCAGTAGATCAGAAAGACATATTCTTTTTGAAATAGGGATATTTTCAAATCCAACTATGATATATGCAACTACATTCTCTTTCTGTCTTTTATTAGTGGTTATATATATACCAATTTTTCAACCAATATTTCATACGGTACCATTAAAGTTAATTGATTGGGGAGTTATAATGAGCTTTTCCCTTTTCCCTTTAATAATAGGAGAATTATATAAAGCTCTATTTGGTAAAAAGGAATTTGAAAAAGAAGTAAAATTGAAGATACAAAAAGAAAGAACATAA
- a CDS encoding ABC transporter ATP-binding protein, whose product MIEVLDVRKDFGDFTVLDNINIRIKKGTIHGIIGENGAGKTTLLQILAGVYDVKEGKVLVEGEEVYDNNKVKRKIGYVADRNQYFKDYKVGEIVEFYSGIYEDFSKTDFQAYNKIFRLNSDKKIKQLSKGMQMRLSLMLNLSIRPEILILDEPTSGLDAIVKKDLLGILINEVDERDLTIIISSHHISELEKICDEITILNKGKIKYQSNIDEIKENVKKLQVVFKDDVEKEINQLENIIDIEKIGSVYYLVTDSYGEALIDDLKKIGAQLIENIGITLEEVFVYTNKTEKGSEIDE is encoded by the coding sequence ATGATAGAAGTATTAGATGTGAGAAAAGACTTTGGAGATTTTACAGTCTTAGATAATATAAATATAAGGATAAAAAAAGGAACTATTCATGGAATAATAGGAGAAAACGGTGCTGGTAAAACTACTCTTTTGCAAATCTTAGCTGGAGTATATGATGTTAAAGAAGGGAAAGTCCTTGTGGAAGGGGAAGAAGTTTATGATAATAATAAAGTGAAAAGGAAAATTGGATATGTAGCAGATAGAAACCAATATTTTAAGGATTATAAGGTAGGGGAAATTGTAGAATTTTATTCTGGCATTTATGAGGATTTTTCTAAGACGGATTTTCAGGCATATAATAAGATATTTAGATTAAATTCGGATAAAAAGATAAAGCAGTTATCTAAAGGTATGCAAATGAGATTATCTCTTATGCTAAATCTTTCAATTAGACCAGAAATATTAATCTTAGATGAGCCAACATCAGGTCTTGATGCAATTGTAAAAAAGGATTTACTAGGTATACTTATAAATGAAGTTGATGAAAGAGATCTAACTATAATAATAAGTTCCCATCATATTAGTGAGTTAGAAAAAATCTGTGATGAAATCACAATACTTAATAAAGGGAAAATCAAATATCAATCAAATATAGATGAAATAAAAGAAAACGTGAAAAAACTACAAGTAGTATTTAAAGATGATGTAGAAAAAGAAATTAATCAGTTAGAAAATATTATAGATATTGAGAAGATTGGTAGTGTATATTATTTAGTTACTGATAGTTATGGTGAGGCGTTAATAGATGATTTAAAAAAAATAGGGGCTCAGCTTATTGAGAATATAGGGATTACTTTGGAAGAAGTATTTGTATATACTAATAAAACTGAAAAGGGGAG
- a CDS encoding ABC transporter ATP-binding protein, whose product MSVLKVNNLSKSFGGIKAVTEVSLNIEKGEIIGLIGPNGAGKTTFFNLLTGIYTPTSGEIIYDLDKKAYTKDLKPHKITHYGIARTFQNIRLFQNMTVLDNVLIGFHSGPKYSIVSAFFRLPSYYKTEKSTYDEALELLIKFNLLDKKNELAKNLSYGDQRRLEIARALAAKPKILLLDEPAAGMNPKETKELNFLIQWIRETFDLTIILIEHDMSLVMNICERIFVFDYGYLVASGTPLEIQRNERVIKAYLGEEASQC is encoded by the coding sequence ATGTCAGTATTGAAAGTAAATAATCTATCAAAAAGCTTTGGTGGTATTAAGGCAGTTACTGAAGTTAGTTTAAATATAGAAAAAGGTGAAATCATAGGTTTGATAGGGCCTAATGGTGCTGGAAAAACTACATTTTTTAACTTATTAACTGGAATATATACTCCTACATCAGGGGAAATAATTTATGATTTAGATAAAAAAGCATATACTAAAGATTTAAAACCTCATAAAATAACCCATTATGGAATCGCCAGGACATTTCAAAATATACGACTTTTCCAAAATATGACGGTATTAGATAATGTACTTATTGGATTTCATAGTGGACCAAAATATAGTATAGTCTCTGCATTTTTTAGGTTACCTTCATATTATAAGACTGAAAAAAGTACTTATGATGAAGCTTTAGAGCTTCTAATTAAGTTTAATTTATTAGATAAGAAAAATGAGCTGGCTAAAAATCTTTCCTATGGAGATCAAAGAAGACTAGAAATAGCAAGAGCTTTAGCTGCAAAACCTAAGATACTATTATTAGATGAACCTGCTGCAGGAATGAATCCTAAGGAAACCAAGGAATTAAACTTTCTAATTCAATGGATAAGAGAAACCTTTGACCTTACTATAATCCTTATAGAGCATGATATGTCTTTGGTTATGAATATCTGTGAAAGAATATTTGTATTTGATTATGGATATTTAGTTGCCAGTGGAACTCCTTTAGAAATACAAAGAAATGAAAGGGTAATTAAGGCATATTTAGGTGAGGAGGCTTCACAATGTTAG
- a CDS encoding ABC transporter substrate-binding protein, translating into MNKKLLGTLSLVLILSFISGCAAKTTGNQDNGDTIKVGVNYELSGDVATYGQNLSDGVLLAIEEINKNGGVFGKQIVPIKVDNKSEDTESANVSTRLATRDKVVALLGPATSGNTKAAIPAATQNKIPLVSASATADDVTVDSNGNVREYIFKTCFSDSFQGVMMAEFALNDLNFKNAAILADSTSDYAKGLSKAFKETFTSQGGKILSEEAYQAKDTDFKAVLTSLKGLNPEVLFVPGYYEEVGLIVRQARELGLNVPILGADGYESPKLTEIAGKGVLNDVYYSSHYSPMDDAEEVVKFKKDFKARYGKEADAFNALGYDLGYFFKDALERAGEVNSEKLKDAFASTKDFKGVTGTVSIDENHNPIKSVTIIEMKDGVPTFLKKLDPK; encoded by the coding sequence ATGAATAAAAAATTATTAGGAACATTATCATTAGTGCTTATATTAAGTTTTATATCAGGATGTGCAGCAAAAACTACAGGAAATCAAGATAATGGAGATACAATAAAAGTTGGAGTAAACTATGAATTATCAGGGGATGTTGCTACCTATGGTCAAAATTTAAGTGATGGAGTATTATTAGCCATTGAAGAAATAAATAAAAATGGAGGAGTATTTGGAAAGCAAATAGTACCTATAAAAGTTGACAATAAATCAGAAGACACAGAATCAGCTAATGTTTCCACAAGATTAGCAACTAGAGATAAGGTTGTTGCATTACTTGGACCTGCCACATCAGGAAATACAAAGGCTGCCATACCAGCGGCTACACAAAATAAAATTCCTCTAGTATCTGCTTCAGCTACAGCAGATGATGTCACTGTTGATAGCAATGGAAATGTTAGAGAATATATATTTAAAACTTGTTTTAGTGATTCATTTCAAGGAGTTATGATGGCAGAATTTGCTTTAAATGATTTAAACTTTAAAAATGCAGCAATATTAGCTGACAGTACATCTGATTATGCTAAAGGACTTTCAAAGGCTTTTAAAGAAACTTTTACAAGTCAAGGAGGAAAAATTTTATCGGAAGAAGCCTATCAAGCTAAAGATACAGATTTTAAAGCAGTACTAACAAGTCTTAAAGGGCTAAATCCAGAGGTGTTATTTGTTCCTGGATATTATGAAGAAGTTGGCTTAATTGTTAGACAGGCAAGAGAATTAGGGTTAAATGTACCAATCCTTGGTGCTGATGGATATGAATCTCCAAAACTTACTGAAATTGCAGGAAAAGGTGTTTTAAATGATGTATATTATTCAAGTCACTATTCTCCAATGGATGATGCAGAAGAAGTAGTTAAATTTAAAAAAGATTTTAAGGCAAGATATGGTAAAGAAGCTGATGCTTTCAACGCTTTAGGATATGATTTAGGTTATTTCTTCAAAGATGCTTTAGAAAGAGCAGGAGAAGTAAATTCAGAGAAACTAAAAGATGCCTTTGCTTCAACTAAAGATTTTAAAGGTGTAACAGGAACAGTTTCCATAGATGAAAATCATAACCCAATAAAATCTGTAACAATAATAGAAATGAAAGATGGAGTTCCAACATTCTTAAAGAAATTGGATCCAAAATAA
- a CDS encoding ABC transporter ATP-binding protein: MLELSNINVYYGGVHALKNISVQIKEGEIVTLIGANGAGKSTTLKAISGMEKLRSGEIKFNGENINSLNVPSIVKLGISHVPEGRRIFSKMSVMENLEMGAYIRDHKEDIKRDFENIFSLFPRLLERKNQMAGTLSGGEQQMLAIGRALMSRPKLILLDEPSMGLAPIIVKEIFSIIKDINKSGTTVLLVEQNANMALNVADRAYIIRNGEIEMEGNSKKILSDERLKKAYLEG, encoded by the coding sequence ATGTTAGAACTTTCAAATATAAATGTATATTATGGAGGAGTCCATGCACTTAAAAATATAAGTGTTCAAATAAAGGAAGGGGAAATAGTTACTTTAATAGGAGCAAATGGAGCAGGAAAAAGTACAACTTTAAAAGCTATATCAGGAATGGAAAAGCTTAGAAGTGGAGAAATAAAATTTAATGGAGAGAATATAAACTCTCTAAATGTTCCAAGTATAGTTAAATTGGGAATATCTCATGTTCCAGAAGGAAGAAGAATATTTTCTAAAATGAGTGTAATGGAAAACTTAGAAATGGGAGCATATATAAGAGATCATAAGGAAGACATTAAAAGGGATTTTGAAAATATATTTTCTTTGTTTCCAAGGCTTCTTGAAAGAAAAAATCAAATGGCAGGTACATTATCAGGTGGAGAACAACAAATGCTTGCCATAGGTAGAGCTTTAATGTCAAGACCTAAGTTGATATTATTAGATGAACCTTCTATGGGACTTGCTCCAATTATAGTAAAAGAAATATTTTCCATCATAAAAGATATAAATAAATCTGGAACTACGGTTCTCTTAGTAGAACAAAACGCCAATATGGCTCTTAATGTGGCAGATAGAGCATATATAATTAGAAATGGTGAAATAGAAATGGAAGGCAATTCAAAGAAAATTTTATCAGATGAAAGATTAAAAAAGGCTTATTTGGAAGGATAA
- a CDS encoding branched-chain amino acid ABC transporter permease produces MEQLLQQLINGISLGSIYALIALGYTMVYGIINLINFAHGDIYMIGAYVGFALTTFLGLGFFPSLLISMLVCSILGMIIEKVAYKPIRNSTRIAALITAISVSLFLEYTMVYFVKPDTRTFPEVLQNKILTLFNGKIIIDLKNIYIILITVLLMAGLQYVVHKTKVGKAMRAVSLDKDAAELMGVDVNKTISYTFAIGSSLAGAAGVLVGVYYNTINPLMGVVPGLKAFVAAVLGGIGIIPGAVFGGFFLGMTETLVSAYGGSVFKDAVAFSILIIVLLIKPNGLLGKTIKEKV; encoded by the coding sequence ATGGAACAATTATTACAACAATTAATAAATGGAATATCTCTTGGAAGCATATATGCGTTAATAGCTTTAGGTTACACTATGGTATATGGAATCATAAATTTAATTAACTTTGCTCATGGAGATATTTATATGATAGGAGCCTATGTGGGATTTGCTTTAACTACCTTTCTAGGACTAGGATTTTTTCCATCATTGCTAATATCAATGTTGGTTTGCAGTATTCTAGGTATGATAATAGAAAAAGTGGCATATAAGCCCATAAGAAATTCTACAAGAATTGCAGCTCTTATTACTGCTATATCCGTATCCTTATTTTTAGAATATACTATGGTATACTTTGTAAAGCCTGATACAAGAACATTTCCAGAGGTATTACAGAATAAAATACTTACATTATTTAATGGGAAAATTATAATAGATTTGAAGAATATTTACATTATTTTAATTACTGTTTTATTAATGGCAGGACTTCAGTATGTAGTTCATAAAACTAAGGTAGGAAAAGCCATGAGAGCAGTATCATTAGACAAGGATGCAGCAGAACTTATGGGAGTAGATGTGAACAAGACCATATCTTATACTTTTGCCATCGGTTCTTCCTTAGCAGGGGCAGCTGGAGTTCTTGTAGGAGTATATTATAATACTATAAATCCTCTAATGGGAGTAGTCCCAGGATTAAAGGCCTTTGTTGCAGCAGTATTAGGGGGAATTGGAATTATTCCTGGAGCAGTATTTGGAGGATTTTTCTTAGGAATGACAGAAACTCTTGTATCTGCTTATGGTGGCTCAGTATTCAAAGATGCTGTTGCCTTTTCAATATTAATTATAGTTTTGCTAATTAAGCCTAATGGACTTTTAGGAAAGACTATAAAAGAAAAGGTATAG